One stretch of Cottoperca gobio chromosome 18, fCotGob3.1, whole genome shotgun sequence DNA includes these proteins:
- the tdrd7b gene encoding tudor domain-containing protein 7B, which translates to MADVELVKKMLRAVLQANKGGVSLSRLQSEYKELTGEQIPHKQMGHNHLDTLLASMPSVVRTERSRSGEMVCFASGANETAHVAKVVARQRSSKKTGRPHLVNTQMRVKPAAPLVLNAKPQTSLRQPNHRGRGGGRGGGGGRGAAHGDFRQARDMRDGQSEGKTGAHPNKMSNQNTPNRKGNPPAEKSDKRMTLPSRFQKEVHAHLSRNSQQTGPPLNQNESLGSGKGKPYNPQQVQGRIREILGKYSNGFWVSKLPQIYRELYKQDMPTEAIKDLETWTHICTVEKTCSSNPSELLLYPAKEQTTTPSPPPILCPNSTSAPVPTSNTPTDKPVQSPTPRRTPNSHLTRSGSHSPQTPLSSSSSPSPPSSPATLSPDLKLKLEELLVKYSNGLWAHALPKLFQDTYKIKLSGHVLENLHLLSDICTINYPMPDNPKRAILYKRSSSEGGEDENWNRRNSSISEEELRVRQELGRRLSNHAVPSLQIPKEEYPSVLVVEATNTNGVILRYIGEGYSQAQESMEDEMREFYGLDQSKPTPLSSPSSGQLVAVRAEEEEEILRAQVCDVMADKVKVHYVDHGFSEVISKTKVFELHEKFFQLPFQATKCKLAGLEPFRQESVVLKKFEAMASGKILLAEILERGQIPLVVLYDTSQDDDVNINAACMKALQDKTLASPLQMNSAYMNVTVRSVCSDGTIYCQLPSRGLSKLNEILENIETYFHSQVTSEFLVSRPFCGKRCLARYKGKWSRVEITNLHGSRVLDILFIDVGVQASVEVFELREIPPPFLRDLMAIPPQAAKCCLADLAVSVGSWTPDAVQWLREKVLNTTDCSMKVAKVDETKRCIYVHLFTDKNFHDPARSLNHQMAQSDLFKQQPDVFLTSHSPAKISTATLSSKTPSTNNCTNGSPTSSSAPAKPHVRRALLGPRGGGGANTTTTSQPQTPTPPSSSLHLPPLLELPPAGNNIDVYVSVACHPGHFVLQPWRDMYKLVVLMGEMILYYNKTEEKPLNIEKNQIYAAKVENSWHRVLVKGVLTNGLVSVYELDYGKHELVSCTQLRPLIKEFRQLPFQGITAQLAGLKPRHWSEEASIVFRNHVEKKPLVAQLEALQEATNPWDRKLMVFLVDTSQEEKDIWVHDIMAEFADELTNEP; encoded by the exons atgGCTGACGTGGAGCTGGTGAAGAAGATGCTGCGGGCCGTCCTCCAGGCCAACAAAGGCGGAGTGTCACTGTCCCGTCTGCAGTCCGAGTACAAAGAACTGACCGGGGAGCAGATACCGCACAAACAGATGGGACACAACCACTTGGATACACTGCTAGCCAGCATGCCTTCTGTAGTCCGCACGGAGCGCAGCCGCTctggagag atGGTGTGTTTTGCCTCAGGAGCTAATGAGACGGCTCACGTTGCCAAGGTGGTGGCTCGTCAGCGCAGCTCGAAGAAGACAGGCCGACCCCACCTGGTCAACACCCAGATGAGGGTCAAACCGGCTGCCCCGCTCGTCCTCAATG CCAAACCTCAAACCTCTCTGAGGCAGCCGAACCACCGTGGGCGAGgcggaggtagaggaggaggcggcggtcGAGGGGCGGCACATGGAGACTTCAGACAGGCGAGGGACATGAGGGATGGCCAGTCAGAGGGCAAGACTGGGGCGCATCCGAACAAGATGTCCAATCAGAACACACCCAACAGAAAAGGGAACCCACCTGCAGAGAA ATCAGACAAGAGGATGACCCTCCCGTCACGGTTTCAGAAGGAGGTGCATGCTCACCTTTCCAGAAACTCCCAACAGACCGGTC CACCCTTGAATCAGAACGAGAGTCTCGGCTCGGGGAAAGGAAAGCCCTACAACCCTCAGCAGGTGCAGGGTCGCATCAGGGAGATCCTGGGGAAGTACAGTAACGGGTTCTGGGTGTCGAAGCTGCCTCAGATCTACAGAGAGCTGTATAAACAGGACATGCCCACTGAGGCCATCAAAGACTTGGAGACCTGGACACACATATGCACT GTTGAGAAAACATGCAGCAGCAACCCATCGGAGCTGCTACTCTACCCTGCCAAGGAACAGACCACCacaccctctcctccacccatCCTTTGCCCAAACTCCACCTCTGCCCCTGTCCCAACTTCAAACACCCCCACAGACAAACCTGTGCAGTCCCCCACCCCGCGGAGAACCCCGAACAGCCATCTGACTCGCTCTGGTTCTCACTCTCCTCAGACTCCACTTTCGTCCTCCTCGTCACCcagccccccctcctcccctgccACCCTCAGTCCCGACCTGAAGCTGAaactggaggagctgctggtgaaGTACTCCAACGGCCTGTGGGCCCACGCGCTGCCCAAGCTCTTCCAGGACACCTACAAA aTCAAACTGTCCGGACATGTCCTGGAGAACCTTCACCTCCTCTCCGATATCTGCACCATCAACTACCCGATGCCTGACAACCCTAAGAGGGCCATCTTGTACAAAAGGAGCAGCAGTGAAGGTGGAGAGGATGAGAACTGGAATAGGAGGAACTCCTCGATCagtgaggaggagctgagggttAGGCAGGAGCTGGGGAGGAGGCTCAGTAACCATGCAGTGCCTTCTCTGCAGATCCCCAAAGAAGAGTATCCCTCTGTGCTAGTGGTGGAGGCCACCAACACCAATGGAGTTATACTCAG gtACATTGGTGAGGGTTACTCACAGGCACAGGAGTCCATGGAAGATGAAATGAGGGAGTTTTACGGCCTGGACCAAAGCAAGCCAACTCCTTTGTCATCTCCATCCTCTGGCCAACTTGTTGCTGTCAgggccgaggaggaggaggagattcTGAGAGCGCAAGTCTGCGATGTCATGGCTGACAAGGTCAAG GTGCACTATGTGGATCATGGCTTCTCGGAGGTGATCAGCAAAACCAAAGTGTTTGAGCTGCACGAGAAGTTTTTCCAACTGCCATTCCAGGCGACCAAATGTAAACTTGCAG gccTGGAGCCATTCCGTCAGGAGTCTGTTGTGTTGAAGAAGTTTGAGGCGATGGCAAGTGGAAAGATCCTACTGGCTGAGATCCTTGAGAGAGGCCAGATCCCTCTTGTTGTCCTGTACGACACGTCGCAGGATGATGATGTCAACATCAACGCTGCCTGCATGAAAGCCCTGCAGGACAAGACGCTAGCCAGCCCGTTACAG ATGAACAGCGCTTATATGAACGTGACTGTCCGAAGCGTCTGCTCAGATGGGACCATCTACTGTCAGCTGCCCTCCAGAGGCCTTTCCAAGCTGAATGAGATACTGGAGAATATAGAGACATACTTCCACTCTCAG GTAACATCAGAGTTCCTGGTATCCAGACCTTTCTGTGGGAAAAGATGTTTGGCTCGCTACAAAGGCAAATGGTCCCGCGTAGAG atCACTAACCTGCACGGCAGCAGAGTGCTGGACATCCTGTTCATCGATGTGGGCGTCCAGGCTTCTGTAGAGGTGTTTGAGCTGAGAGAGATCCCACCGCCCTTCCTCCGTGACCTCATGGCCATCCCGCCACAG GCTGCAAAGTGCTGTCTAGCAGACCTGGCTGTCAGTGTTGGATCCTGGACTCCAGATGCTGTCCAATGGCTTCGAGAGAAAGTGCTCAACACCACAGACTGTAGCATGAAG GTTGCTAAGGTAGATGAAACCAAGCGCTGCATCTATGTCCACCTTTTCACCGACAAGAACTTCCACGACCCGGCCCGCAGCCTCAACCATCAGATGGCCCAGTCTGACCTGTTCAAACAGCAACCAGACGTTTTCCTGACCAGCCACAG cCCTGCAAAGATCTCCACAGCCACTTTATCCTCCAAGACTCCCAGCACCAACAACTGCACTAATGGCAGTCCAACGTCAAGTTCTGCCCCAGCCAAGCCTCATGTAAGGAGGGCTCTATTAGGAcccagaggaggtggaggagccaACACAACCACCACCAGCCAACCACAGACACCAACACCCCCCTCATCCTCTCTCCACCTGCCACCATTACTAGAGCTGCCCCCAGCAG GAAACAACATAGACGTCTATGTATCAGTGGCGTGCCATCCGGGccactttgtgctgcagcccTGGAGAGATATGTACAAACTGGTGGTGTTGATGGGAGAGATGATTCTGTACTACAATAAAACTGAGGAGAAACCACTCAACATAGAGAAGAATCAGATATACGCAGCTAAAGTGGAGAACAG ctggcATCGTGTGTTAGTGAAGGGAGTTCTGACCAATGGGTTGGTGTCTGTGTACGAGTTGGACTATGGTAAACATGAGCTGGTGAGCTGCACACAGCTCAGACCTCTGATCAAAGAGTTCAGACAGCTGCCGTTCCAGGGAATCACTGCTCAGCTGGCTG GACTGAAGCCGAGGCACTGGTCGGAGGAAGCTTCCATCGTTTTCAGGAACCACGTGGAGAAGAAACCGCTCGTGGCCCAGCTGGAGGCCTTACAGGAAGCCACTAACCCGTGGGACAGGAAGTTGATGGTCTTCCTGGTCGACACTTCACAGGAAGAAAAGGACATCTGGGTGCATGACATCATGGCTGAATTTGCTGATGAGCTGACCAACGAGCCGTAG